From Chaetodon auriga isolate fChaAug3 chromosome 10, fChaAug3.hap1, whole genome shotgun sequence, a single genomic window includes:
- the snx21 gene encoding sorting nexin-21: MASRLLDRLKRSLFKDGQGAGPEQEVGGVQDEEELKEDGWEAELEEEDECVTDRLGGTLCFDSGGGGGGGGAEDGAEADGEGSGFDSDSDFLGESMEEGLSSTDTSPVGVSPAAPSPSSLLTRQLQESWRNLRGLSGGSPTPTGRRLTDSLLFEVTDASVVQDGSSKYVLYTIHVIQSGGSDKTPAIITRRYSDFQRLHATLRRSHADQMERVCFPRKKLRRNFTAETIAKRSRAFEQYLSHLCSLSALRGAPCVRQFFYLTDLQAGQLLIRVGRYQEALGPLLNAKRLQHKLGWARYYDSQAQAPPPGSSHWFYTLVGLSSCFQEVDQLEEARDHCDHALRVLTPAETHTDAEDRPLPLEDKPHPLTEKQDSSKQRMDRPHPLLLPLLRAVVRLSWQTGRDKRQWEELLRQLEEQWAWLDNQPTIKEFLVKHNLEESEGEG; this comes from the exons ATGGCGTCCCGGCTGCTGGACCGTTTGAAGCGCTCCTTGTTCAAAGACGGACAGGGGGCGGGACCTGAGCAGGAAGTGGGAGGCGTGCAAGACGAGGAGGAGCTCAAAGAGGACGGCTGGGAGgcggagctggaggaggaggacgagtgCGTGACTGATCGGCTCGGGGGGACACTGTGCTTCgacagcggaggaggaggaggaggaggaggcgcggAGGACGGAGCTGAGGCCGACGGCGAGGGCTCGGGGTTCGACAGTGACTCCGACTTCCTGGGAGAGTCGATGGAGGAGGGGCTCAGCAGCACAG ACACCAGTCCTGTGGGCGTGTCTCCGGCagccccctctccctcctccctgctgaCCCGGCAGcttcaggagagctggaggAACCTGCGTGGACTCAGCGGAGGAAGCCCCACCCCCACTGGGAGGCGACTGACGGACAGCTTGTTGTTCGAGGTGACGGACGCCAGCGTGGTGCAGGACGGCTCGTCCAAATATGTG ctgtaCACCATCCATGTGATCCAGTCCGGCGGCAGCGATAAGACTCCAGCCATCATCACCCGCCGCTACTCCGACTTCCAGAGGCTCCACGCCACGCTGCGCCGCAGCCATGCAGACCAGATGGAGCGCGTCTGTTTCCCAC GGAAGAAGCTGCGCAGGAACTTCACGGCGGAGACGATCGCCAAGCGCAGCCGAGCCTTCGAGCAGTATCTGTCTCACCTGTGCTCGCTGTCCGCCCTGCGGGGGGCGCCGTGCGTGCGACAGTTCTTCTACCTGACCGACCTGCAGGCCGGGCAGCTGCTCATCAG GGTGGGACGCTACCAGGAGGCCTTGGGTCCGCTGCTCAACGCCAAGAGACTGCAACACAAACTGGGCTGGGCGAGGTACTATGACAGCCAGGCTCAGGCCCCGCCCCCGGGCTCCTCCCATTGGTTCTACACCCTGGTGGGGCTGTCGAGCTGCTTCCAGGAAGTGGACCAGCTGGAGGAGGCGCGGGATCACTGCGACCACGCCCTCCGTGTCCTGACCCCCGCTGAGACTCACACTGATGCTGAGGACAGGCCCCTCCCACTCGAAGATAAGCCCCACCCACTGACTGAAAAGCAGGACTCATCAAAGCAGCGAATGGACAGGCCACACCCCCTCCTGTTGCCGTTGTTACGGGCGGTGGTCCGGCTGTCgtggcagacaggaagagacaagCGGCAGTGGGAGGAGCTTCTGcggcagctggaggagcagtgggCGTGGCTCGACAATCAGCCAACCATCAAAGAGTTTCTGGTCAAGCACAACCTGGAGGAGAGCGAGGGGGagggctaa